Below is a window of Candidatus Krumholzibacteriia bacterium DNA.
CGAGGAAGTGGAGACGCTGCGCGCCGCGCTCAATGCCATCGAGTGGCCCGACGACGAGCTCGCCGTCTTCGCCACCTTGCACGGTTCCCTCTTTGCCATCGGCGACGAGGAGCTCCTCGAATTTCGCCAGCGTTTCGGGCGCTTGCATCCCTTCCGGATCCCCGCCGCTCTCTTGGCGTCGGAGGCGCAGGCGACGTTGTGGCCCATCGCGGCCGCCCTCGCCTTCCTGGCGACCTTGCATCGCGAGCGCAATACCCGCCCCATCGCCGAGACCTTGCACGCCCTCTTGGAAGGCACGCGGGCGCACGCCGGGTTCGTCCTCCGCCCCTCCGGCGAACAGGTGCTGGCGAACGTCCTGCACCTCGCCGAGCAGGCCCGCGCCTACGAACGCAGCGGCGGCGTCTCCTTCCGCGGCTTCGTGGAACGTGTGGATGAAGACGCGGAGCGGCGCACCGCCACCGAAGCCCCCATCCTGGAAGAGGGCAGCGACGGCGTGCGGATCATGACGGTGCACAAGGCCAAGGGGCTCGAATTCCCGGTGGTGATCCTGGCGGACATCACGGCACATCTCACGGCGCGGGAACCGTCCCGCTGGCTCGACCGCGCCCGCGGTCTCTGCGCCCAGAAGCTCGCGGGCTGGTCGCCGGCGGAGCTCCTCGAACACGGCGGTGAGGAGAAGCTGCGCGAGGCGGCGGAAGGCATCCGCATCGCCTACGTGGCCGCGACGAGGGCGCGGGATCTGCTCGTCGTCCCCGCCGTCGGCTCCGAATCTTGGGGGCGAACGTCGCATCGTGAGGAAGACGGCGACACCGGCGCTCTCACCCTCGACAGCTGGGTGGCACCGCTGCTCTCGGCCTTGTATCCGCCGCCGGAGCGGTGGGACCGGCCTTCCCAGCCGCCCGGGTGTCCGCGCTTCGGCAAGTCGAGCGTCGTCGAAGCGCCGATGGAACGTGCCCTGGATCCGAATGTGCATCCGGGCCAGCACGTGCTCGCGGGTCCCCTCTCTCGGGTTGCGCCACCCGCCTCGCCTCCAGGCAGCACCTCTGCACCCATCGTGGGCAGCATCGGGCGGAGCGAGCACGAGGTCGTGTGGTGGGATCCGCACCTCCTCACCCTCGATGTGCCGATGAACTTCGGCCTGCGCCAGCAGGAGCTCCTGGGTCGGGAAGCCGACCCTGAACAGGTCCGGCGCGATGCGGCTGCCTACCGTGACTGGGCCGCGGCCCGGCAGGCCACGCTCGAACACGCGGCGACACCGAGCCTGCAGGTGCAGACGGTCACTGCTTACTCGCAAGCGGAGGCGGCGCGTGACCGCACGGCCGCCGCGGCACCGGCCGGAGTCGAACTCGTTCTCTTGCCCGTGGCGCCGGAGCGCCCGCGGGGCCCACGTTTCGGCACCCTCGTTCACGCCGTCCTGGGCGGCATCCCTCTCGACGCGGGCGACGAGCAGGTGCGGCTCTTCGTCGAGCTGCAGGCCCGCATCGTCGGCGCTCCTGCCATCGAGGTCACGGCGGCTCGCACGCTGGTGACACGGGTGCTGCAACACCCGCTCCTGGAGCGGGCCCGCACCGCTGCCACCCTGGGTCATTGCCGGCGTGAAACGCCGGTGACCTGGCGCGACCCGACGGGCACTCTGCTCGAGGGCGTGGTGGATCTCGCCTTCCTCGAGGACGGCCGCTGGATCGTGGTGGACTTCAAGACCGACCACGACATCGAAGCGTCACTGCCCGTGTACACCAGGCAAGTGACCCTGTACGCCAGCGCGATCACTGGTGCCACCGGGCAGCCAGCGCGAGCTTTCCTGCTCCGCGTTTGAACCTTCCCACCCCAACGTTCACGCTGCCGACGCTCACGGGGCCCTCGTCGGCACCAAGGCGCGCACCGCCTCCCGCCGCATTGCGGTCTTGATCGACAACACCAGAGAGGAGCGATACTCTCTGCGCCGCCCGCCGCGGCGGGCGCTGGCGAAGCCCTGGGTGGGAGGGTGGGACCCGATGAAGGTGAAGCGCCGCCGCAACCCGGCCCAACGCCGCTCCCGCGCCGGGTCGCCGCCAGGATTGCTCATGCCCGACCCGGAGGCACCGCGTCCACGGCTGACCGTGCTCGCCTATGACGAGACCCGACACATCGAGCAGGAAATCACCGATCTCGAGGAGCTGCCGCGCTTCGTCGCCGAATACCGCGTGACCTGGCTGAACGTGGACGGTCTCGGTGATTCGACCGTGGTGCAGCGGCTCGGCGAGATGTTCGACCTCCATCGCCTGGCGCTGGAGGACGTGATCGGCACGCACCAGCGCCCGAAGTCGGAGCGCTACGGTGACGTGCAGTTCATCGTCGGTCGCATGGCCAACTCTGCCGACCCTCTGGACACCGAGCAGTTCAGCCTGTTCTGCGGCGCGAAGTTCGTCCTCACCTTCCAGGAGCGCCCGGGCGATTGCCTCGATCCGGTGCGCGAGCGCATCCGCAAGGACGGGCCGCGCCTGCGCCGCAGCGGCACCGACTACCTGACCTACGCTCTCTTCGACGCCCTCGTGGATGGCTACTTCCCCATCTTGGAGCGTTACGGCGATCTCATCGAGCAGATGGAGAACGAAATCCTCCGGCACCCGAGCCCTGCCGCCGTGGCCCGCCTGCACAACATCAAGCAGGATCTCGCCGCC
It encodes the following:
- a CDS encoding UvrD-helicase domain-containing protein, which produces MAELLDHEDRKQIRAALDDNVVVEAAAGTGKTTELVHRIVAVLAQGRATVDRIVAVTFTEKAAGELKLHLRTQIEEARQRQEEPERGRLEAALARLEEARVGTIHGFCADLLRERSLEAGIDPRFEPLDDTEAQRLFRRAFDSWFETALQNPPEGLRRALRRATRPPAATVRSFGPRPSAAPEDPVGRLRSACWAVAERRDLPAPWARPRFERHARIAALVEALHAFAALSGRCDKPEKDTLFEGTRELRQCSDDVQAAEAVGPRDADGLESLFVELAPASRPRKGYGKSYGPGVGRDEVMSAHEQLRTALLAFARDANADLAALLHLEFQDVLQRYATLKEKSGRLDFQDLLLRARDLVRDCASVRVEFQQRFRHLFVDEFQDTDPLQAEILLLLAARDPAATDWRQAEPAPGKLFLVADPKQSIYRFRGADIGVYFEVRDLLARHGARLLRLSTSFRSVPNIQKAVNTAFAPLLDGDRKSQQAEYVPLAPARPDPGDQPTLIALPVPRPFGKRNVTKGAIDACLPHAVSAFVQWLLQDSGWKVSDREHPDTRVPLAPRHICLLLRRFDSFAGDVTRGYVLALEARDIPHLLVGGRSYHEREEVETLRAALNAIEWPDDELAVFATLHGSLFAIGDEELLEFRQRFGRLHPFRIPAALLASEAQATLWPIAAALAFLATLHRERNTRPIAETLHALLEGTRAHAGFVLRPSGEQVLANVLHLAEQARAYERSGGVSFRGFVERVDEDAERRTATEAPILEEGSDGVRIMTVHKAKGLEFPVVILADITAHLTAREPSRWLDRARGLCAQKLAGWSPAELLEHGGEEKLREAAEGIRIAYVAATRARDLLVVPAVGSESWGRTSHREEDGDTGALTLDSWVAPLLSALYPPPERWDRPSQPPGCPRFGKSSVVEAPMERALDPNVHPGQHVLAGPLSRVAPPASPPGSTSAPIVGSIGRSEHEVVWWDPHLLTLDVPMNFGLRQQELLGREADPEQVRRDAAAYRDWAAARQATLEHAATPSLQVQTVTAYSQAEAARDRTAAAAPAGVELVLLPVAPERPRGPRFGTLVHAVLGGIPLDAGDEQVRLFVELQARIVGAPAIEVTAARTLVTRVLQHPLLERARTAATLGHCRRETPVTWRDPTGTLLEGVVDLAFLEDGRWIVVDFKTDHDIEASLPVYTRQVTLYASAITGATGQPARAFLLRV
- the corA gene encoding magnesium/cobalt transporter CorA, producing the protein MKVKRRRNPAQRRSRAGSPPGLLMPDPEAPRPRLTVLAYDETRHIEQEITDLEELPRFVAEYRVTWLNVDGLGDSTVVQRLGEMFDLHRLALEDVIGTHQRPKSERYGDVQFIVGRMANSADPLDTEQFSLFCGAKFVLTFQERPGDCLDPVRERIRKDGPRLRRSGTDYLTYALFDALVDGYFPILERYGDLIEQMENEILRHPSPAAVARLHNIKQDLAALRRYLWPLREMLAVLSREETPPFTESTRVYLRDCYDHSVQLLELLESFRELAAGLMDLYLSSLSQRLNEVMKVLTIISTIFIPLSFIAGVYGMNFDTQSSPWSMPELKWRWGYPIALGLMAGVAGYLLIYFRRRGWLGNGERPPSGGPPP